TCAACGGCACATACGGTCATTAAATTCCCTAAGGCGATATAGGCTTGATTGGCCGACCATTGAAGTCGTTCTGCTATGGTTTTATTGGACATCATATTGACCAAACTCTCACGGTAAGGTTTTAAAATGGTTTCTGAAGTTTGGCGAATGCCTTTGATATTTTTATAATAATTTTCGATATCGGTGGTGGTAATATCACTTTGCACACATATTACTAATAAATGTGATGCTTCTACAACCTGTTTTTGATTGAATGAAGCCTTTAGAAGTGATTGACGTGTTTCCTGCTCTTTTACAACCACTAATTTAATGGTTTGCAACCCATAAGATGTTGCTGTTAAATTGAAAGCTTGCTTAATGAGGTTTAATTTTTCTTCGGAAAGCTTTTTTTCAACATTAAATTTTTTAGTAGCATATCGCCATTTTAGCTGCTTAATCGTATCCATTTTGGGTTTAATAATTTGAGCAAAAATAAGATATGCTCATGGTATTTTACCATATTAAAGCGAAAAAATAAAGTTGAGATCCTGCCAGAAAAAATATTTTTAAAAAAAATGATTTTTTGTTTGATAGAATTGAAAAAGGTTTCTATATTTGCACCCGCATTCAGGGAATACCTGATGAGACACTTGGAGAAATGGCAGAGTGGTCGAATGCGGCAGTCTTGAAAACTGTTGAGGGTCACACCTCCGGGGGTTCGAATCCCTCTTTCTCCGCTGAGTTTTTTTTTAAACTCCCTTCAAAACCTTGCAAAACGTTGTTCTGCAAGGTTTTTTCATTTTCAAATGTTTCACTTTTTTTGGATCAGTCCTAAAAGTTGGGGACTAGACATAAATTGTACACCCCCTTGGCTTCCTAAAACAAAAAAACT
This genomic interval from Tamlana carrageenivorans contains the following:
- a CDS encoding NAD(P)H-dependent oxidoreductase, with protein sequence MDTIKQLKWRYATKKFNVEKKLSEEKLNLIKQAFNLTATSYGLQTIKLVVVKEQETRQSLLKASFNQKQVVEASHLLVICVQSDITTTDIENYYKNIKGIRQTSETILKPYRESLVNMMSNKTIAERLQWSANQAYIALGNLMTVCAVEGIDSCPMEGFIPQEYDRILDLEKQGLKSVLLLPIGYRADDDMFSTFKKVRRPLNEAVIEL